Sequence from the Penicillium oxalicum strain HP7-1 chromosome IV, whole genome shotgun sequence genome:
TGAGAAAGCCACTCCTGGACGGAGGCAGATACTGGTGGGAAGGTCGGATACTGGAGGGGTGCAGCTGAGGGGGCACTGGGGGAACGCCTGGGCGGTTCTGCATTGTCAGCCATGGCTCTGAGGCGTTCATGGGGTTGAAGGGTAGAGATTTTCCCGGGCAGTTGATTTTTCTGCCGTATGCCCCGTGCTTCCGAGTGTGTGTATAATAAATAGAGAGCCTTTCGATGTAGACCAAGACTCAccgcgaggatgagaatgtcTGAAACTTAGACATGTGCCTTTGTTAGGGGTGGGTCTGCGGGGATGTGCCCGTCGGCTGGGCGCAAGATCCGAAGGAGGGCAAGTGCCACGGTCAATGGTATTGACAGCAGAACAGTGAAGGGGAGGTGAAGCAGAGACAGAATCCACGAGGGGCTTCCTCAATTTAGTGTGATAAAAatgagatgaagatggtaaTGGGGGTAAAACCATCGACGGAAATgacgagaggagagaagTTCCTGCTGATGGAAGTGAAGAAGTCACTGCTAATTTGGAACCTAGCTCATCATTACTAGACTAAGGTGTCAGATGAAACACGGTTCTTCTACAGTATATGGTTATCGATAAGGGGAGCTACAGAAAGCTACTAGGTACATACTCTCTGGAGCAGAGGATAATACTGATTGGAAGTACCATACCTCGACAACTTCAGCCCGCGCCGAAACTGTCAGACCTCGTAATCGATAAGCATTGGAGGGTGGGGTACCCCTTCTCCAAACCACCCGCCTTAAGAACCCCTCGCCTAAAAGAGGGAATCTACTCGAAGGCGGAGCAAGTAGTTGAAACGAAAAGTCGCGATTCGAGATTGACGGGGCTTCTAGAAAAGGAACACCGAAAACAAGATCTAGCAAAAAACATAGCCGTGCTTATAGGGACAACTACTTAGAAGCGTTTTAGAGGAAAAGCCTACAAGTGCGAGGAGTTGCATCTATTGCAGTGGATAAATTGAGCTCCGCATACCATCGGGAAATTTCCCGCTCTAGTCAAGGCTAAAGTTACCACCGATCGCCATACCGGCTGTTGAGCTCTTCCAGAGCTGGGCCCCGGGCAAGATGCTTGGCCCGCTCACGGTCAATGTGATCTAGACCCTGCGTCTCAACCTCGCGGTCGACAAAAGCGCCAATGGCGCCGAGGACTATCTCTTTAGCCTGGGAGTACTCGTCAGGGTGGCCTACGCGTGAGTATTAGTAACTGAGAACAAGGGAGGCATGGGGATATTGACCGTTTGCGGCGACGTGATCCTCATACGCCTTGCCAGCTTCATAGGCAGCGGCATCGCCAAGTAGCGTGTGCGACACTTCGGCCCTATCAGGCCGTTGCGTGATTTTCTTATAGGCTTGAGCCTCGTCGGAGTCATCTAAATAGTTGGCCTAGTGTCAGTCGGGAATACGGCAAGCGATATGAGATAGGACTGTCACATACCGCCGAACCAACCCATTGTGAGGTATTGAAAACGCTTTGGTGAGATGATATtggggagaagatgaaaattaaaatgagaagaaagaagaaatcagaGGTAATTTGAGGAGGCTGAGATGAGTTATTAATGATATAGGTATGTGCTTgaaaaagggaggggaagatgAGCGAGGGAGGCGGGCGAGCCATTCATTCCCTTGTGCTAACGCTAGTTTCGGCGCTGATTCGCTTTTACGCTACTGTTATGGTGTCGAGTCTGGGTTCTAAACGCATTGAGGAAAAGAGTTACAGTGTGACGTCGTGATCGCTCCATTTTGTGCGTGGCTGGCTGAAGTGGGCATACAGTtcagcactacccaaaaagTACGCTAATATCTTGGCAgcttttgggtagtgctgcACTTGCGGTTTTCAGTACTACCACTAAGTTTGCATCTTATATTACTTATCTTAAACTGTATAGTCAAAGACCAGACTTTCAGACTCGGTCAATAACTTGCGGCTCGACTAGTTAAAACAAGCAAAAAACGGTAGACATAGGTAAAATCaatattttattttttgggtagtgctgaACATCCCAAGTCTagcactacccaaaagcTGCCAAAATATTAGCGTGAttttttgggtagtgctggaCAATTTTTGGGTAGTGATGAGCTGCAACCCGGGCTGAAGTGACGCCCGCTGCTTGGTCTTCTACTGGAGCGGCAGGGTTCAGGCAGCCTTCAAGAGACTAATCATCAAAGCTTGTATGCCATTGTTATACCGTTATACGCGTAGGATCATCGTGTCGTAAATTGACCTAACGTGCAGCTGATTGCCAGTACCCCCCTCTGGCTCCCCTTTTCGCCCCGGGTCACTTATACTGCCTGTGTGATTATGCCCAGAAATGAAAGGCAACGAGTAGGCGCAGATCAATTCAGATCCTCaaatttttctcttccagctcttccgTTCCCGACCCTTTCTTGAGAAAACTTTCAGAATGATAACATGGTAATATATGATGTCTTATCCAAATTATATGGCATAGGAATATTTCAACAAATATCCTTTTCTCTGCTGAAACCGGTAATTTTGGTGATATACTAGAAGTATACATCAAGAAATGATAGTGGGGACTTTTCTTGACCTAGTTCAGACTAGTAGTGTGATCTGAGTGGGGCGCTGGGTAAGAAAGCGTGTCTTTTCGGAGGGAAATCTATCTTCGAATGCTACTGTGCCTCTGTACTGTAAAAAGGACACATTCAATCAACTTATAAATCAATACTACGGACTCCCAAACCCGAAACGGTAACTCCTCGACAAGCAAAAAACCTGCCCCTATAACACGGTATTGAGCCAATTGAACTTTGGCGTAGAAAAGATAACTACCTATCACACTAGGCATTATCAAGAATTTCTCCAGCGGCCTAGTCAAGTCTCAGGTCTGACTTCATGACGGTGGCCCATTCGCTTATGTCACGTAGGAAGCGACGGGCTGTTCCAATTTGAATTCCTCGCCGAACGAAGAATCCAGCGTCTGGGTCCTCAAGGATCAGTTCGAGCTCGAGGTGCTTTTCCAATTTTCCGGAAATCCACTGCTTTGTATTCCTCGTCGGTGGCGCGTGATTCTAGCCACTTGCAGTAGTCCCTTACTGCCGCTTCCCGAGGTCCAGGAACCACGAAGGGCTCATCACGCATATGTCTAGGTACGGACGAAGTAATCGTGGACGCACTGCCGGTTTCCAGCGCTGGCAGAACATTGATAATGGTTGGAGGGTACGGTGGTCCAGTTGATGCCGTATCAGCCTTTTTCGACCTTCTTCCTATCCGACTTTCCAGAACCAAGTCTCGACAGATATCGCTTGGAACATCATCATAACAATCAAGCCTCCCCCCGCTATCAATATGCTCAATGACTTTCTACTGTAGGTCTGAAGCTCCTATTTTGTAatgtttcttttctgttgTGTCCTCCCAGCACTGGAATCGGACTTAAGCGGGCATGAACGAACGTTACACCGCATACGGTTTTACATAGCACTCTACGTTGCGAATCGACTAgttctctcttcctcatcagcAATATAGGCCTCGCGCTTAGCCAACATTCTGCTTGTTACAGAGGCGCGGCCTCTTTTGTCGACTCTCGTTAACTCTATCGCAGAataatcatcatcttcgctcCTATAATTAAATGCAATGACTATAGTAAGCTTCTTGCCAATACGAAGCAAATTACTCCATTTACGCAGCTGCTTCTCCACTAGTTTCCAGTCGATATTAGTGGAATTGCAGAACTTCTTGATATTCTTCTAGGACCGGTCATTCGATTTCATTGTAATAGCCGTGCCCTCAGATCAAACTCTCTAATAAcgtttcattttcatttgcAGCATATCCTCAACTGCTGCTTTCAGTGTCTCCTCCTAATACTCGCTAGGAGCTACAACGAAATCTTCTTCAGTCACTCTACCTACCGTCTTGCGGTTGAGTACAAGCTTCCATTCGATTGTGTAGCTGACGTATCTCGGAGGCTCTTCATAGTGTTCGCCACCTTCTCATTCGGGAAATGCTAGACAATTGAGTTGATCCGACTGTGGCTGACCCGTGGCACAACACGGGGCAGGGCTTGGGGAGTACGAGCTCTCGGGTGTTCTACCGAAGTAACCAGGAGTGGGGGCGTAGTGCCAAGTTGCTTCCGATGGGTCGATTATTATTATCCGAAGTTGATCTGCATCGTCACCAAAAGAGCTATAGGTCATGGCGAATATGTCCGAGGAGGGGTAACGTAGAGCTATACTTCGTAAAGGGCTAGCCAGGTATGCCTGGTGCCCCAATGAACATCGGAAGCCGCCACATAGCGTTAAGCAATAGCAATCACGAAACAAATCTTACTGTCAAGCTTTGCCTACCAACTTGACCAGAGATAGACACTAAGGCCAGCGTTCCAGCCTCTACAGTGAAGCAACTGagaggcggaggagagaagTTGACCGATTGCTAACGGTCGTTAGTTTGCTCGGTTTGCATGGACCCTTCTAGTCATGTATGCCTCCAGGAACTCGTAGTGATACAGCGGGGGTACATGATCTGGTGGTATTATAATGTATATTCATGACTCATAATTTATGCTACCCCACATTGGGCTTCTTTTGCCACGTGACAAGGGCTTGAAAGAGTATCTCTCTGTTTCCAGGTATGGAAGGCAAAAACGGGCGGCACTGTAAAAATAAACCCTCATACTGGGGCTTCAAGTAGCTTCACTTTCCGATCCGAGCAGATACCttgtcatcttcgtcttcaccATCATGCAGACGCCTGTCTCTGTCATCCCGCTAGTCGCGGCTCCGTTTCCTCACGATATGGTTGAAGCAGCCACAACTCCACTAAGGGCCCCACTGATTTCCCAGGGTCGAATCGGAACTTGAGCCCTGAATATTTCAGTGAGCGTCAGAAAAGAGCTCAGGACAGGGCAGTGAGATGTACAGGGCGCCATACAAACAAGGCAGAATGCACATCCTAACAGGAGAACCTCACGGGCGAGGATTTCTTATACCTAGGGAACGggtccctttttttcgcccaAGAACTACTTCACTAGGGTATTCCGGATCTCTCAGTGGGAAGACCGCCGCTTCAGAAATTAATGCCGATCTATTCTCGTTGGTACAACTTCTCACTCCTATGGTTTCTGGCCACTGAGACTATAGACTGGTCTCCCAGAATCTTGTACACAGATTGCCGTGCTTCATTTGAGACCTCAGTCCCGCCCTACAGCGCAAGAAGACCAACAACAACGGCGGCTCCACCCAAGACTATATCCTGAGCAGTAGCCATTGGCAAAGCGGCATTCTCGGTGGTAGATGGCACTGCGGCGGTTGATTGTGAGCCCGCGGGAGTTGCAGTCAAGCTGGTAGGTGAAGCGGTTAAGCTGGAGGAAGTAGTCGTCGCACTCGCCTCGTTGGTCGCGGCAGCTGTTCGACTGGCGGCAATCTTTGACGAGGCCGAAGAGACGAGATCGGAGTAGTTGCTCGCAGTGAAAGGGATTCTGGTAACACATCCGTCGCCGGCGGTCGCCCAAGCAGCGTAATCATCCTCAGTGGCCGTGGACACACTGCTGGTCGGCACAGGGCTCATGTCGTAGACGCAGCAGAAATTCTCCGTTCCATCGAGGATCTTATTGCCATAACAGCACTTCATTCCCCCATGTTGATGTTGGGGAAGCCAGTCTTTGGGGCAGGTCTCATCATCAGCAACAGCTGTAGCGGAGGTGGCTGCGATGGCGAGGGCAAGCGGCAGGAGAAGGCTCTTCAAGGACGGCATGGGGGCGAGGCTTATGACAATGGAGATCTCAGAGCAGGCGGCTGAGTTCTGGTGAGGGATCTTGGTTTCAATCTCACTTTGGTGGGTAATCCTGGAATATTTAAGGATACTGTGGGCCAAGTATATGGAGCAGGACTCACAAGCGCAGGTGACAGGTGACAGGGTTTCATGCGCCGCTACAGATGGAGACAGGCAACTAGTGTTCTCTAGTGCTGGCTTCTCAATGGCATAGCGGTTCTTGGCCTTTAAGGGGTTGCCCTGGTGGAGTCTCGTGCGCTAGGGAATCAGGCCAATGGGGCACGGACACTGGACCTGCCTTAATGTGAGTGGAAAGTTCATAGCATTGATTTGGAAGACATTCATACACATGCCGATTGACCTGAAACAATGTCCATTTGGAAAGGTTCTCCAGAAATCTCAAGCATTTGGTGGATTCGATCTCAGACTTTCAGAACCTCCCGCTTCAAGAAGACAAACACTTGACTGAAGCTTTATAGAATCTGTGGCGCTTGCCCAAGCCATCTTGCGGTACTTGGGCTTTCCGCCCCCACGTTGCTCCCTACTAGTCATGCGTCTTGGCCAAGAGACGAAGTGGTGCCCCATCCAATACCAAAAGTTCCCAGTGCACGGCTTTCGGTCTGCACTGGGCATCAAGTTCCCTCCCGAGGTACTTGACCGCATGAACTACTGAATGCACATTCGGCTGCCGACTAGCGGCCAGAGCCGCCACTCGGGGGATTCCCATACATGCCTGAACAGGGAAATTTCTCCGCTCAGTCTATCCGAGATCCATCCATACTGGACAGACTAGCGCCCCAGGAGCACGTGCAACGTACTACTTTTACTGGATTGAAAACTTTCCTCTTTGGTATCCATTTTACTACCAGGACTCACTTACTTCAGTACTGGGTTTCGCTTCCGTCGAATAGGGTGGGCTTATCTTATTTTCACCCACAGAGCAACGTTCGTAGCGCCATTTGTCGTCTGCCACGGTCCGCAAGTATCAGAGATGAAGCTGTCCCTGCCTAGGGGGGCTGGATACCGATTACAAGAAACCAGAGCGCTGAAAAGACCAATTCTATCCAATTTTTGTTACCATGTCCCAATTATTCTTTATAAACTTCTACTGCCCCGTGTTCATGTACAAGGCGATCCTAGACAGGCGGACCATGAAACGCCAATTCTAGACCCCAGTGAAAGAGCCCGACATCGCAGAGTTCATCACCCTCGACGCGGGATCGTATGTCCAATGGAAAGGCGAGGTTAAAGATTCCGATGGTTGACCCACGCCAGAGACCAGCAACCACCGACCAGTCCAAGTCCTCGCTTGGTTTACACGATTAGAGCTTCTCGCGCACAGCGTCAGGCAATATGCGGCTTTCAACCCGGCGCATCAGTTTGTTTGTTTGCTCGGCAAGACTCAGGGTTAGGATCTGTTCGAGGTAAGATTAGTGGACGAGCTAGGGTTGCTAGATTTCTTGAAAAGGCTGAACATACAGTATGCGGGAGGATACGGGCAAGGTGAGCGAAGAAGCCCTTGTAGATTGCCAGGACGCCCTCGGTACGAATAGTCTTGAACAAGCAATCAAAGACGCCCTGGTACAGGTTACCACTCTGGTTATACATGCGAGCCATGATGGTATCTGGTCCAACAAAGTCAGTACAAGCGGGAACGATGGTCTCCTAGGAAGAATAATTGTCATACCAGGAGGATGCATGAAGCAGCACACAACAAAACCAGAAGCGGCACTGCTGGCCAAGTGCAGAGCAGGACCCTCCTCCATTCCCAAATGCCGAGTCAGCCGGCGTTTCGCAAAGAAATACGTCGGAAGCTGAACGGCGCTACCAAAGCTCGTTCGTATCATGGCCGCACCAACACCACGGTAGATGCCCTTGACGCCTTCGCTCCGATAGATTCTACTCAGTCCATCGATGGAGTTTTTGTAGTTGTGCTGGGTCCCAACGGGCAGGAAAGGAGAATACGATTGCAGGCGAGTCTTCACGAGGAAGAACGGCGATCCAGCCGCCGCCCCGATGACGCCGGAAGCTGCACCGGCAAAGACGTTGACGCCGAGCGATTGCACGTTCGGGTCACTGTAGATGGCATTCGTCACTGTGGAGCGAAGAGGTTCGTAGAAGCCGAGACGGCAACCATTGAGGAGAATTTGGTAGATATACTGCAAGAATATTGATGTCAGAATCTTGTTCACAGTCCGAAGTCGCATAATCGGACAtaagagggggggggggggggggggggttgaacTCACGGCGGACCCAATACCACGGAATAATCCCCTCGGCCCTTCATTTTGAAGGATGACCTTGACGCCGTGCAAAACGCCTCGATATTTTTTCACACCTTCATTCTTCGACTGTAATTCTCCCTGCAACTGCAAGCTTCATGATATTAGCGCTACCCAGCACAAACGTATCAAGCGTTGGAGTCAGCCCGAACTTACCGAATTTTGACGGTTTCGAAACTGTGAGTGACTGTTACAGCACCACATGCTGCAATACCTCCGGCGAGGAATGCGCTAAGAGGAGGTCAGCATTGGACGGAGCAGACTTCAATTTCTACCGCGCTTGCTCTTCACCGTTTCCCGCATACCCTGTTGTCGTGGACATTTTTCAAATGCGAGCCTGTCGCAACCGAGAGTGATGGAGTCTGAAGGGGATCGGAGGGGGATCGGAGACAGCAACAGAGACAAGTTCAGAGTTGAGCTGTCAATTTATGCACCACAAAGACATCAGATCCTAGCAATATTTCTTCTGGATGGGGTCTCGCCTATACCGAGGGAGTATATACTGCTCTGGTTGCCTCTTTGAGCGTCTCTCGAAGGGAAAGTTCAAAGTAAGCTGAGAAGGCTCCAGAGATGCATCCGTACGTAAAGCTTACCTGCGGCTACCGTAGGCCGCAGGTCAGCATTGATGATTGGCCAATGCAGCAGGGCACCACTCCACCTCTCCGACGCCGGGGGCGGTGAAGCGGAGAAACAAAACTCCCTGTTTGTTCTGGAAAAAAACGGCAATTGCGTGTGGAGAGCTCTTTGTCCGGCCGAAAGAGGAAAACGCGACGCTGCTCTGGCCCCGCTGGCGCGTCCTGAGCTTTCCCTCTGCCATTTATTTGTTTGCGACAAGCATTCAACCAATTTCTTCAGCATAGCTCGTGCCTCTCGCTCCTCATAAACATTCTGGAAGCCCTATTCGGATCTCGGATCTAGCTTCCTTGTGTACTCACTCGCCATGGCCGAAGGCCCGCAGCTTACGGGCCTGGCTCAGTCAAGTGGGCAGGCCACTCAGCCCTCACAGTCTCTGAAGATATCCGATGTAATTCGAAGCTACCGCCCATGCAAGGTATGCATAACCATTCAACCTCACAGCACTTTTACTCTAGTACTAAACATTGCGCTCAGGCCTTCAAGAGCTCTAAATCCGAGTCAGCCTCTCATTGCACAACCTCCTTGGACTTCGATGATCAGGGTGAATTTGTTGTCGCGGCGGGTGACGACGAGACGATCCAGATTTTCGACGtcaaagaaggaaaatcCACCAAATCGGTCCCTAGCAAGAAATACGGGGTCCATCTCGCTCGGTTTACCCACCACTCTCGTCAGGTACTGCACGCCAGTACCAAGGTCGATCGTGAGTGAGCGGACTATCTGTCACGAGGACGAATATCTGGCTTACATTGTTTACAAGATTCCCTGCGTCTACTGGATCTCCACAACGAAGGGTATGTGCGCTACTTCTCAGGGCACACAGACAAGGTCACATGCTTGGCAATGTCTCCAGGTAGCGATGCCTTCATCTCGTGCTCCAAGGACGACACCGTCACAGTCTGGGATCTGGGCTCTCGAAATCCACAAGGCAAATTAAAATTGGCCACTCCTTATCTTGTTGCATTTGACCCGTCTGCTTCGGTTATCGCAATTGCCTCTCAGGCAACCTCCTCGATCCTCCTTTACGATTTCCGAAACTATGATAAAGCGCCCTTCTCCACTTTCGACCTAGCGCCATATGAGGAGATGTACACACCCTCAACTCGTGGGCGCGCTTGGACAAGGCTTGAGTTCTCCAATGATGGAAAGTACTTGATGGTTGGAACCGATTATCACGGACACTACATATTGGATGCTTTTGATGGAACCATCAAGGCTTTCTTGACTGGAAAGAGTGGATCGCCTGG
This genomic interval carries:
- a CDS encoding Mitochondrial oxaloacetate transport protein, with the translated sequence MSTTTGAFLAGGIAACGAVTVTHSFETVKIRLQLQGELQSKNEGVKKYRGVLHGVKVILQNEGPRGLFRGIGSAYIYQILLNGCRLGFYEPLRSTVTNAIYSDPNVQSLGVNVFAGAASGVIGAAAGSPFFLVKTRLQSYSPFLPVGTQHNYKNSIDGLSRIYRSEGVKGIYRGVGAAMIRTSFGSAVQLPTYFFAKRRLTRHLGMEEGPALHLASSAASGFVVCCFMHPPDTIMARMYNQSGNLYQGVFDCLFKTIRTEGVLAIYKGFFAHLARILPHTILTLSLAEQTNKLMRRVESRILPDAVREKL